The Psychroflexus sp. ALD_RP9 region TCATGACCGCCATAAAATGTAAAAAATCCTTTTCCTTTAATTCCATGAATGTAACGGGCTTCACCATTCACCCTATTTTTTCCTAGAACTAAAACATTCGATTTAATTTGATTTGGATTAAAAGCAGTGGTTTGTCCCATAAAACCTTTAACTAAAGCAGTATGGTTTTGATTTAGCATTGTTGGAATTGGATCCCACTTGGCAGAATATTCATTTAAAGTGAAGTAATCTTTTTGCATAGGCACTTTCCGTCTAGAAGTCATATCAATAGAAGAATACTCATAAACCATAGGGCTTTTTTCTAAAATGAAATCAGTAAAGGCAAATGTTTTTGAGTAGTCAATTTTAGACTGATAACCTGGATCACTAGGGTCGCCATCAAACATGGGCTCACAAATGTCTACGCCTTCAGCTGAGAGCGCAATATCAAATGAATCTGTTGCACTGCACATCGCGAACATGAATCCGCCACCAATTACATAATCTTTAATTTTTTTAGCGACAGCTAGTTTCTCTTTAGAGACTTTGTTGTACCCTAAAGATTTCGCCAAAGCTTCAGCTTCCTGCTTGGCTTCAATATACCAGGATTGTGCACGATAAGCGCGATAAAATTTTCCATATTGACCTGTAAAATCTTCATGATGCAAATGCAACCAATCGTACAATAAAAGTTCATTTTCAAGAACATTTTTATCATAAATCGTTTCATAAGGAATTTCAGCATAGGTTAAAACCATGGTTACAGCATCATCCCAAGGCGCTTTGTCTGTTGGAGTATAAACAGCAATTTTAGGAGCTTTTTCTAGAATTACAGCTGATTTGTTTTCAGAAGGACTATCAATACTTTTAAGTAAATTTTTTGCTTCAGTATTCGAAATCACTTCAAAATCTACATTTCTTATGATGCACTCACGTTTTAAGTCGTCAGTATAGCTTGTTAAAAATGAGCCGCCTCTGTGGTTTAAAAGCCATTGAACTTTTTGTTGTTGTTCTAATAACCAATAGGTAATTCCGTAAGCCTTTAAATGATTACTCTGACTTTCGTAATCCATCGGAATTAGAATAAAATTAGCCTTAGCGAATAAGCTAACAAACAATAAAAAGGCAGTCAGTTTAAATTTCATAAAGTGTTTTTAAAAAGGAACACCATTATCATCATCGGCATTTAAGTTAGGTGAATCATCTCCAAAAACATCGTCTGAATTGGGTAGATGAGCCGTTGAAATTTGGTCATCGCTATTCATGCTCGAGCTAATTTCTTCTAATGGTGCGTCAAAGGTGTTAAGGTTTTCAAATTTACCAAGGTGACCGACAAATTTAAGTCTAATATTATCAAGCCCACCATTTCTGTGTTTGGCAACAATAAATTCGGCTTGACCTTCAGTTGGTGTGGCATCATCATCGTCCCATTCTTCGATACCATAATATTCAGGTCTAAATATAAAGGATACAATATCTGCATCTTGTTCAATTGCGCCAGATTCTCTTAAATCACTTAAAAGAGGTCTTTTACTTCCACCACGTGTTTCTACTGCACGTGACAACTGTGAAAGAGCAATTACTGGTACATCTAGTTCTTTAGCTAAAGCTTTTAAGTTTCTTGAAATGGTTGAAATTTCTTGTTCACGGTTTCCATTTTTATTGCTTGAACCACCTGTCATAAGTTGAAGGTAGTCAATTACAATTAATTTAATACCATGTTGTGAAGATAGGCGTCTAGCCTTTGCTCGTAAATCAAAAATTGAAAGCGATGGTGTATCATCAATAAATAATGGTGCTTTTTCTAAAGATTTTACTTTAACATTGAGTAATTCCCATTCGTGTTGTTCAAGTTGACCTGTTCTAAGTTTTTCAGAAGATAGGCTTGTTTCTGATGAAATTAAACGTGTAATTAATTGTACAGATGACATTTCTAAGGAGAAAAATGCTACTGGAACGCCTTGACCAACGGCAATATTTCTAGCCATCGATAAAGTTAGAGCTGTTTTACCCATACCTGGACGCGCCGCAACTATAATTAAATCACTTGGTTGCCAACCAGATGTTAATTTGTCTAAATCATTAAATCCAGATGGAATACCACTTAAGCCTTCTTTGTTTGAAATTTCTTCAATTCGCTTTTTGGCTTGCATGACTAATTGCTGAGCAGTCTCTGAAGATTTTTTGATATTACCTTGAGTAACTTCATATAACTTAGATTCTGCATGATCTAATAAATCAAAAACGTCAGTCCCTTCATCATAAGCTTCTTCTATGATTTCATTTGAGATATGAATAAGACTTCGTTGTATATATTTTTGTAAAATGATACGAGCATGGTATTCAATATGAGCTGAAGAAGATACCTTTTGTGTGAGTTGAATGAGGTAATATTCGCCACCGCAAAGACTTAATTTTTTTTCCTTTTTTAACTCATTTGCAACTGTTAACAAGTCAATTGCCTGACCCTGCTCAAATAAATATTTAATAGCTTCATAAATATGTTGATGTGCCTCTTTGTAAAAAGCTTCTGGTTTTAAAATATCGATGGTTTCATCAACACCTTTTTTATCGATAAGCATCGCGCCTAAAACAACTTCCTCAATATCAACAGCTTGAGGCGGTATTTTACCACGCTGTAAGTTAATGACTTCTTGGTTTTGTTGAGATTTTGTTTGGCTTGATTTTATTTGTTCCATAAAACGAAAGTATGAAAATCTAATTTGTCAATACGTTAAAAGACTTGATTTGCTATTAACAAGTCATCAACAATTTGATTGTTAATAACTTAATAATTATGTTGATAACTAAAAAAATCCGAAGTTATTGACACTTCGGATTAATTAACTTCTAGATATATTTGAATTTAATCTTTATAAACCCCAATATTAATATATTTATCCATGCGTTGATTTACTAAATCTTCAGCTGATAACTTTTTAAGTTCGCCGAAAGTTTTGGTGATTGTACTAGCAACAGTTTTATAAGTTTTTTCTTGATCGCTATGGGCGCCTCCTAACGGCTCTTTAACAATTTGGTCTATAATCTTAAGGCGTTTCATATCTTTTGCTGTTAGTTTTAATGCCTCTGCAGCTGTTTGTTTATGTTCCCAACTGCGCCATAAAATAGAAGAGCATGACTCTGGAGAAATTACAGAATACCAAGTGTTTTCAAGCATTAAAATTCGGTCACCGACACCAATACCTAATGCGCCACCACTAGCACCTTCACCAATAATAACTGAAATGATAGGAACTTTAAGTTGGCTCATCTCAATAATATTTCGGGCGATAGCTTCACCTTGGCCACGTTCTTCGGCTTCAAGACCAGGAAACGCACCTGGTGTATCGATAAAAGTCACTACAGGAATATTAAATTTTTCGGCACTTTTCATTAAACGTAAAGCTTTACGATAGCCTTCTGGATTTGCCATACCAAAATTACGATACTGACGTGTTTTTGTGTTATAGCCTTTTTGCTGACCGATAAACATGTAGGATTGGTCACCGATTTTTCCTAAACCTCCAATCATGGCTTTGTCGTCACCATAATTGCGATCGCCGTGTAATTCTAAAAAAGTATCGCCACAAATGGCTTGAATGTAATTTAAGGTATAAGGTCTGTTAGGATGACGTGAGAGCTGAACACGTTGCCAGGCTGTAAGATTTTTATAAATATCTTTTTTTGTATCTTCTATCTTTTTTTCGAGTTGTTGGCATGTGCCAGTGACATCAACATCGCTATCAGCGCCGATTTTACAGGCCTTTTCGTATTGTTCTTGGAGTTCTTTTATAGGCAACTCAAATTCTAAATATTCCATGATTTTTTATTTTAAATCAGCAAACAAATATATGAAACCACTTTGAACTACCGTTACAAAATGTAAAATCAAGTTGTAAAATTAGTTATCGTTTTGCTTTTTGGAGTAAAATTATGGCTAATATACTAAATGCAATATTTGAAAACCAGACGGCTAGGAATGGTGAAAATGTTGATTTTTCAGCAATTGTACCAAACACTTTATCTAAAAAAATGTAGGTGAAAGCAATAACAACACCAATTGCTAAATTAACGCCCATTCCGCCACGGCGTTTCATTGCTGAAACTGAAACAGCAATTATTGTAAGTATAAATGCAGATACGGGAATGCTCCATCGCTTATAAGCCACAACTAAGTAAGTATTTATAAGTCCAGAGCCTTTTTTACGCTCTTTTTCAATAAACTCATTTAATTCAGTGTAATTTAGAGTTTCAGCGATGTAATTTACCGGAATTAGAGCTTCAAAATTAAATGGTAGAATGGTGTCAAATGAATTTTTTTTAATAATTACATCTTCACGTTCTCCAACTTTACGCATAACATAATTAGTTAAAGTGTAAATTGAGTCTTTAAATCTTAAACGCCTTGCACTTATTTTAAATTTTAGCTCATTATCTTCAAAATGTTCTAAAGTAAAGTTACGGGCAATTTTGGCTTCGGTTCTTAAATTAGCTGCATAAATAAATTCATTATCATTCACTTGGGTGTAAATATCTTGGGTTTGCCTAACTTGTCTTCCTTTTTTTAAATAAGTGTATTTAAACTTGTTGTAACCTTCGCTAGCATTAGGGTACAAGTACAAACTAAATGCTAAAGCTATTGTGCAAACAATTGTCGCGCCAATAATATAAGGTCTAAGAAATCTTGAAAATGAAACTCCAGAGCTTAAAAATGCAATAATTTCGGTGTTATTAGCTAATTTTGAAGTGAACCAAATGACTGATAAAAATAGAAGTATTGGAAATAATAGGTTGGCAAAATAAATTGTAAAATCAAAATAATAGGTCAAAATGGCATCTAATGGTGCTTCATTTTCGATCATATCATCAATTTTTTCTGATAAATCGATTACAATTCCTATTGGAATAAATAATAAAATGAGAACACCAAATGTGCCTAAATATCTTTTTAATATGTACCAGTCAAGTATTTTCAATTTATAAACGTGTTGCCATATTTTTTACCATTTTTTCTTTCCATGGCTTAAATGTACCATCAATAATTTGTTGTCTGGCCTCGCGAACCAACCAAAGGTAAAAGCCTAAATTATGAATACTTGCAATTTGAAGTCCTAATAGTTCTTTAACGCTAAAAAGATGGCGCAAGTATGCTTTTGAATATTCCGTATCAACCCAAGTATAACCGTTAGCATCGATAGGAGAGAAGTCGTCTTCCCATTTTTTGTTTTTGATGTTAATAAAGCCATCAGCTGTAAATAACATTCCGTTTCGAGCATTTCGAGTTGGCATTACGCAGTCAAACATATCAACACCTAAAGCAATATTTTCTAATAAATTAATTGGTGTGCCAACACCCATTAAATAACGTGGTTTGTCTTCTGGTAAAATGTTATTAACAACTTCGGTCATAGCATACATTTCATCGTCTGGTTCACCAACCGACAAGCCGCCAATAGCGTTACCTTCAGCACCAACGCCAGCAATATATTCTGCAGACTGTTTTCTTAGGTCTTTATATGTACTGCCTTGAACAATCGGGAACAATGTTTGTTGATGCCCATATAAAGGCTCGGTTTCGTTAATGCGTTTAATGCATCGTTCAAGCCAGCGATGCGTCATGTGCATGCTTCTTTTAGCGTATTTATAGTCACAAGGATATGGCGTGCATTCATCAAAAGCCATAATAATATCAGCACCAATTTCACGTTGAACATCCATGACATTTTCTGGTGTAAACCAATGCATAGAACCATCAATATGAGATTTAAATTTCACACCTTCTTCTTTAATCTTTCTATTCGCAGAAAGTGAGTAAACTTGATAGCCGCCACTATCGGTTAAAATGTTACGATCCCAATTCATAAACTGATGTAAGCCACCAGCTTTTTTCAAAATTTCTGTACCAGGTCTTAAAAATAAATGATATGTGTTACCTAATATAATATCTGGATTTATAGCTTCACGAAGTTCCTTTTGATGAACGCCTTTAACTGTAGCTCTAGTGCCAACAGGCATAAAAATAGGCGTTTCTATTGTTCCGTGATCTGTTGTAATTGTTCCAGCACGAGCTTTTGAAAGCGGGTCTACTTTATGTTTCTCAAATTTCATATAAATTTCAACTAGGTTGCAAATATAGGTAACTCTATTCTAAGAGCCTTTACTAAATTGAAATTGAAATTTTATTTAGTTTCAATAAATCACATAAATTTGAGCAAGAATTCTTTCATAAAAATAGTACTTTTGTGCAACTTTTAATATTATTACATAAATGTCTACAACACAACAACTTCAAGATTTTGTCACGCAAGTTAGACGTGATATTCTAAGACAAGTACATCAGGTAAATTCAGGTCATCCAGGCGGTTCGCTGGGTTGTGCCGAATTCTTTTCAGTTCTCTATCAAGAGATTATGAATTATTCTAAAGATTTTGATATGGATGGAAAAAATGAAGATCTCTTCTTTTTGTCTAATGGCCATATTTCACCTGTATTTTACAGTGTTTTAGCCCGTTCTGGATTTTTTCCTGTAAAAGAATTACAAACATTTAGAAAAATTGACTCCAGATTACAAGGTCATCCGACAACGCATGAAGGCTTGCCAGGTGTTCGTATTGCATCAGGTTCATTAGGTCAAGGTTTGTCGGTGGCAATTGGTGCAGCTGCCGCCAAGAAACTTAATAATGATGATAGTATAGTTTATACATTACATGGTGATGGTGAATTGCAGGAAGGCCAAAACTGGGAAGCGATTATGTACGCCGCTGCTAATCATGTTGATAATCTAGTGGCAACGGTAGATTATAACAAAAAACAAATTGATGGCTCTACAGATGATGTTTTAGCTCTTGGTGATTTAAAAGCAAAGTTTGAAGCTTTTGGCTGGAGCGTTTTAGAATTAAAAGATGGTAATGATATCAAAGCTATACAGTCAACACTTTCTCTTGCTAAATCTCAAACAGGAAACCTAAAGCCAATTGTTATTTTAATGGAAACAGAAATGGGTCATGGTGTTGATTTTATGATGGGAACTCATGCCTGGCACGGGAAAGCACCTAATGATGTTCAACTAGAAAGTGCACTATCTCAAAACCCAGAAACTTTAGGAGACTATTAATTTTTAAGAAAATATCATGAAAACATATATAAATAGCGGTAATATAGATACAAGGTCTGGCTTTGGTGCTGGACTAGAAGTTTTAGGTCAAAAAAATGAAAATGTAGTCGCTTTATGTGCTGATTTAACAGGCTCGTTAAAAATGGATGCTTTTAAAGCAAAATATCCTGAACGTTTTTTTCAAGTGGGAATTGCTGAAGCTAACATGATTGGTATAGCTGCAGGTTTAACCATTGGTGGTAAAATTCCTTTCACAGGAACTTTTGCTAATTTTTCGACTGGCCGCGTTTATGACCAAATTAGACAGTCTGTCGCCTACTCAGGTAAAAATGTAAAAATTTGTGCATCGCATGCAGGTTTAACTCTAGGTGAGGACGGCGCAACACATCAGATATTAGAAGATATTGGTTTGATGAAAATGTTACCAGGAATGACGGTTATAAACACTTGTGATTACAACCAAACTAAAGCAGCAACCATTGCTATTGCTGAGCATGATGGTCCTGTGTATTTACGATTTGGAAGACCAAAAGTAGCCAATTTTACTCCTGAAAACCAAAATTTTGAGATTGGAAAAGCATTGCAATTAACTGAAGGTAAAGATGTAAGTATCATTGCGACAGGACATCTAGTTTGGGAGGCCTTAGAAGCAGCAAAAACTTTAAATGAAGCTGGTATAAGCGCCGAAGTGATAAATATTCACACTATTAAGCCGCTTGATGAAGGTGCTATTTTAAAATCGGTTGCTAAAACAAAATGTGTAGTTACCGCAGAAGAGCATAATTTTTTAGGTGGTTTAGGCGAAAGTGTTGCCAGAACCTTAACACAAAATCTTCCAGTACCTCAGGAGTTCGTTGCAACTCAAGATACTTTTGGAGAAAGTGGTACTCCTGCACAATTAATGCAAAAATACGGTTTAAATGCTGCAGCTATTGTTGAAAAGACAAAAGCTGTAATAGCTAGAAAATAACATAACTGTAATTAATAATCTTACAAGAAGAGCCTTCAATTAGTTTGTGGGCTCTTTTTTTAGCTAGAAAGTGTTTTGGTAAAATTATAAAGTATTTTTAAAACTGGATGGGTTTTATCTTCTGTAGGATTTAAAAAGACATCATCAAGATGTAAGTCTTTTTGGCCAACAATGCTCTTGATATGATTGTCTTCAACTTCTTTATAAGCCATAGACCAATTGGTGAATTGTCTATTTTCAAGATAACCATTATCTAAAAGTAATAAATCGTTATGCCTAGGGTCATGCTTTATTTTTTTATAAACGCGATCAATTTCTTCTTCAGGACCTTCAATATATTGCACAAATTTACCTTGAATTAATAATAAAACGCCAGTAATTGCTAATCGCTTATTTTTTTCTCTTATTTTGAATAAAAAATTTTCAACTTCAGTTTTACTCATAACTTGAGTTTGTACACTCATATAGGAAACATAGCGTAAATTCATCCAGGTATAATTTTTTGAAATATATTAAAAAATTTCCAATTATTTTATAAACTTGTTTTTTTTGAAGTTGAAGATTTTATTAATTCTATTTTTGTAAAAAAAAATTAATGGAATTAAATCTTCACAAGCCAATTTGTTTTTTCGACCTTGAAACAACTGGTGTAAACGTTACAAAAGATCGCATTGTTGAAATTTCTATACTTAAGGTTTTTCCAAATCATAATAAAGAGTCTTATACATGGCGTGTTAATCCAGGAATTCCTATTCCGCCAGAAACAACAGCTGTACATGGTATTAGTGATAAAGATGTAGAAAATGAACCTAGTTTTAATGAATTAGCACCTAAAATTCAGCAATTGCTCGAAGGTGCAGATTTAGCTGGCTACAATAGTAATCGATTCGACATTCCTTTACTAGCTGAAGAAATGTTACGAACTGAAATTGATTTTGATCTTGACAAGGTTAAAGCAATCGATGTGCAAACCATATTTCACAAGAAAGAGAAACGTACGCTTGAGGCAGCTTATAAATTTTATTGTAATAAAAACCTAAATGATGCCCATTCTGCTGAAGCAGATACTAATGCCACATATGAAGTTCTAAAATCTCAACTTGACCGCTATGAAGATTTGCAAAACGATACCAAGTGGTTAGCTGAATTTAGTACACATAAAAAGTTTGCAGACCTTGCGGGTTTCATAGTATTTAATAAAAATGGAGAAGAAGTATTTTCATTCGGCAAACATAAAGGTAAAAAAGTCGAAGATGTTTTAGAGAAAGAGCCTGGTTACTTTGGTTGGATTCAAAACGCCGATTTCCCACGCTACACAAAAAAAATATTAACTCGCATAAAATTGAGAAAATTAGCGACGAAGTAAATCGTAGAGCATGAAAATTATTTGTATCGGTCGTAATTATAATGATCATATTTCAGAATTAGGCAATCAAAAACCCGAAGCGCCTGTAATATTTTTAAAACCTGACTCTTCAGTTTTACCTAAAAACCAAGCTTTTTTTATACCAGAGTTCTCAAATAACATCCATTATGAGCTAGAAGTGGTTATTAAAATAAATCGACTTGGTAAACATATCGATCAGAAGTTTGCTCATAAGTATTATCAAGAAGTCGGCTTAGGAATCGATTTTACTGCTAGGGATTTGCAGCAACAACTAAAACAACAATCCTTACCATGGGAAAAAGCTAAGGGATTTGATGGTTCTTGTGTTTTAGGAAATAAATGGCTCGATAAATCACAATTTG contains the following coding sequences:
- a CDS encoding asparagine synthetase B, which produces MKFKLTAFLLFVSLFAKANFILIPMDYESQSNHLKAYGITYWLLEQQQKVQWLLNHRGGSFLTSYTDDLKRECIIRNVDFEVISNTEAKNLLKSIDSPSENKSAVILEKAPKIAVYTPTDKAPWDDAVTMVLTYAEIPYETIYDKNVLENELLLYDWLHLHHEDFTGQYGKFYRAYRAQSWYIEAKQEAEALAKSLGYNKVSKEKLAVAKKIKDYVIGGGFMFAMCSATDSFDIALSAEGVDICEPMFDGDPSDPGYQSKIDYSKTFAFTDFILEKSPMVYEYSSIDMTSRRKVPMQKDYFTLNEYSAKWDPIPTMLNQNHTALVKGFMGQTTAFNPNQIKSNVLVLGKNRVNGEARYIHGIKGKGFFTFYGGHDPEDYRHMVGDPKTELKLHPNSPGYRLILNNILFPAAKKQKKKT
- the dnaB gene encoding replicative DNA helicase — its product is MEQIKSSQTKSQQNQEVINLQRGKIPPQAVDIEEVVLGAMLIDKKGVDETIDILKPEAFYKEAHQHIYEAIKYLFEQGQAIDLLTVANELKKEKKLSLCGGEYYLIQLTQKVSSSAHIEYHARIILQKYIQRSLIHISNEIIEEAYDEGTDVFDLLDHAESKLYEVTQGNIKKSSETAQQLVMQAKKRIEEISNKEGLSGIPSGFNDLDKLTSGWQPSDLIIVAARPGMGKTALTLSMARNIAVGQGVPVAFFSLEMSSVQLITRLISSETSLSSEKLRTGQLEQHEWELLNVKVKSLEKAPLFIDDTPSLSIFDLRAKARRLSSQHGIKLIVIDYLQLMTGGSSNKNGNREQEISTISRNLKALAKELDVPVIALSQLSRAVETRGGSKRPLLSDLRESGAIEQDADIVSFIFRPEYYGIEEWDDDDATPTEGQAEFIVAKHRNGGLDNIRLKFVGHLGKFENLNTFDAPLEEISSSMNSDDQISTAHLPNSDDVFGDDSPNLNADDDNGVPF
- a CDS encoding acetyl-CoA carboxylase carboxyltransferase subunit alpha, with protein sequence MEYLEFELPIKELQEQYEKACKIGADSDVDVTGTCQQLEKKIEDTKKDIYKNLTAWQRVQLSRHPNRPYTLNYIQAICGDTFLELHGDRNYGDDKAMIGGLGKIGDQSYMFIGQQKGYNTKTRQYRNFGMANPEGYRKALRLMKSAEKFNIPVVTFIDTPGAFPGLEAEERGQGEAIARNIIEMSQLKVPIISVIIGEGASGGALGIGVGDRILMLENTWYSVISPESCSSILWRSWEHKQTAAEALKLTAKDMKRLKIIDQIVKEPLGGAHSDQEKTYKTVASTITKTFGELKKLSAEDLVNQRMDKYINIGVYKD
- a CDS encoding LptF/LptG family permease, coding for MKILDWYILKRYLGTFGVLILLFIPIGIVIDLSEKIDDMIENEAPLDAILTYYFDFTIYFANLLFPILLFLSVIWFTSKLANNTEIIAFLSSGVSFSRFLRPYIIGATIVCTIALAFSLYLYPNASEGYNKFKYTYLKKGRQVRQTQDIYTQVNDNEFIYAANLRTEAKIARNFTLEHFEDNELKFKISARRLRFKDSIYTLTNYVMRKVGEREDVIIKKNSFDTILPFNFEALIPVNYIAETLNYTELNEFIEKERKKGSGLINTYLVVAYKRWSIPVSAFILTIIAVSVSAMKRRGGMGVNLAIGVVIAFTYIFLDKVFGTIAEKSTFSPFLAVWFSNIAFSILAIILLQKAKR
- the tgt gene encoding tRNA guanosine(34) transglycosylase Tgt; translation: MKFEKHKVDPLSKARAGTITTDHGTIETPIFMPVGTRATVKGVHQKELREAINPDIILGNTYHLFLRPGTEILKKAGGLHQFMNWDRNILTDSGGYQVYSLSANRKIKEEGVKFKSHIDGSMHWFTPENVMDVQREIGADIIMAFDECTPYPCDYKYAKRSMHMTHRWLERCIKRINETEPLYGHQQTLFPIVQGSTYKDLRKQSAEYIAGVGAEGNAIGGLSVGEPDDEMYAMTEVVNNILPEDKPRYLMGVGTPINLLENIALGVDMFDCVMPTRNARNGMLFTADGFINIKNKKWEDDFSPIDANGYTWVDTEYSKAYLRHLFSVKELLGLQIASIHNLGFYLWLVREARQQIIDGTFKPWKEKMVKNMATRL
- a CDS encoding transketolase; the encoded protein is MSTTQQLQDFVTQVRRDILRQVHQVNSGHPGGSLGCAEFFSVLYQEIMNYSKDFDMDGKNEDLFFLSNGHISPVFYSVLARSGFFPVKELQTFRKIDSRLQGHPTTHEGLPGVRIASGSLGQGLSVAIGAAAAKKLNNDDSIVYTLHGDGELQEGQNWEAIMYAAANHVDNLVATVDYNKKQIDGSTDDVLALGDLKAKFEAFGWSVLELKDGNDIKAIQSTLSLAKSQTGNLKPIVILMETEMGHGVDFMMGTHAWHGKAPNDVQLESALSQNPETLGDY
- a CDS encoding transketolase family protein, which encodes MKTYINSGNIDTRSGFGAGLEVLGQKNENVVALCADLTGSLKMDAFKAKYPERFFQVGIAEANMIGIAAGLTIGGKIPFTGTFANFSTGRVYDQIRQSVAYSGKNVKICASHAGLTLGEDGATHQILEDIGLMKMLPGMTVINTCDYNQTKAATIAIAEHDGPVYLRFGRPKVANFTPENQNFEIGKALQLTEGKDVSIIATGHLVWEALEAAKTLNEAGISAEVINIHTIKPLDEGAILKSVAKTKCVVTAEEHNFLGGLGESVARTLTQNLPVPQEFVATQDTFGESGTPAQLMQKYGLNAAAIVEKTKAVIARK
- a CDS encoding BLUF domain-containing protein, which encodes MNLRYVSYMSVQTQVMSKTEVENFLFKIREKNKRLAITGVLLLIQGKFVQYIEGPEEEIDRVYKKIKHDPRHNDLLLLDNGYLENRQFTNWSMAYKEVEDNHIKSIVGQKDLHLDDVFLNPTEDKTHPVLKILYNFTKTLSS
- a CDS encoding 3'-5' exonuclease; protein product: MELNLHKPICFFDLETTGVNVTKDRIVEISILKVFPNHNKESYTWRVNPGIPIPPETTAVHGISDKDVENEPSFNELAPKIQQLLEGADLAGYNSNRFDIPLLAEEMLRTEIDFDLDKVKAIDVQTIFHKKEKRTLEAAYKFYCNKNLNDAHSAEADTNATYEVLKSQLDRYEDLQNDTKWLAEFSTHKKFADLAGFIVFNKNGEEVFSFGKHKGKKVEDVLEKEPGYFGWIQNADFPRYTKKILTRIKLRKLATK
- a CDS encoding fumarylacetoacetate hydrolase family protein produces the protein MKIICIGRNYNDHISELGNQKPEAPVIFLKPDSSVLPKNQAFFIPEFSNNIHYELEVVIKINRLGKHIDQKFAHKYYQEVGLGIDFTARDLQQQLKQQSLPWEKAKGFDGSCVLGNKWLDKSQFEDLQKLNFSLTKNDQIVQQGNTRQMIFSIDEIIANVSQYFTLKIGDLIFTGTPAGVGPIEVNDHLKASLEDHQLIDLRIK